The following proteins come from a genomic window of Solidesulfovibrio fructosivorans JJ]:
- a CDS encoding aminopeptidase produces the protein MTDLSETKNNASSHAIEAKSCWETYASPEQRAAMRELADRYIAFLSACKTERETVAYVRKALADAGFVESPDGEFAADAVFRVMKGKTVFIARKGKKPLREGFRLIGAHCDTPRIDLKQHPLYETCGVAQLKTHYYGGIRKHQWLARPLALHGVVAKKDGTVIPVTIGEDASDPVFAIPDLLPHLAYKQVEQKLSDAFEAEKLNILIGHTPEASPEAETEGGEKKEPKDPIKSKVLSLLYDKYGIEEADLYSAELQAVPAGPARPVGLDKALIGGYGQDDRVCVFTALSALLEDPTPEHTQIVLFWDKEEIGSEGSTGAKSRFFEYCLEDLIDAWDPGARKSRVLAAGKALSSDVHAALDPDYQDLHEKLNSATLGYGPVFCKFTGHRGKVGANDAHPEYVAWLRNLLDGAGIPWQMAELGKVDLGGGGTVAKFLAVYGMDIIDFGPAVLSMHSPFEITSEADVYTAVLAYKAFLSS, from the coding sequence ATGACCGATTTGAGCGAAACGAAAAACAACGCCTCCTCCCACGCCATCGAGGCCAAAAGCTGCTGGGAAACCTACGCCTCCCCCGAACAGCGCGCCGCCATGCGGGAGCTGGCCGACCGCTACATCGCCTTTCTTTCCGCCTGCAAGACCGAACGCGAAACCGTCGCCTACGTGCGCAAGGCGCTCGCCGACGCGGGCTTTGTCGAATCTCCGGATGGGGAATTCGCCGCCGACGCGGTCTTTCGCGTCATGAAGGGCAAGACGGTGTTCATCGCCCGCAAGGGCAAAAAGCCCCTGCGCGAGGGCTTCCGGCTGATCGGGGCCCACTGCGACACGCCGCGCATCGACCTCAAGCAGCATCCGCTCTACGAAACCTGCGGCGTGGCCCAGCTCAAGACCCACTACTACGGCGGCATCCGCAAGCACCAATGGCTGGCGCGGCCGCTGGCCCTGCACGGCGTGGTGGCCAAAAAGGACGGCACGGTCATCCCGGTGACCATCGGCGAGGACGCCTCCGATCCGGTTTTCGCCATCCCGGACCTGCTGCCGCATCTGGCCTACAAGCAGGTGGAGCAGAAGCTTTCCGACGCCTTCGAGGCGGAAAAACTCAACATCCTGATCGGCCACACCCCGGAAGCCTCCCCCGAGGCCGAAACGGAAGGCGGCGAGAAAAAAGAGCCCAAGGACCCGATCAAGTCCAAGGTGCTTTCGCTGCTCTACGACAAGTACGGCATCGAGGAAGCCGACCTCTACAGCGCCGAGTTGCAGGCCGTTCCGGCCGGACCGGCCCGCCCCGTGGGCCTCGACAAGGCCCTTATCGGCGGCTACGGCCAGGACGACCGGGTGTGCGTGTTCACGGCGCTCTCCGCCCTGCTCGAGGACCCGACGCCGGAGCACACCCAGATCGTGCTGTTCTGGGACAAGGAGGAGATCGGCTCCGAAGGTTCGACAGGGGCCAAGTCGCGCTTTTTCGAGTACTGCCTGGAAGACCTGATCGACGCCTGGGACCCGGGCGCGCGCAAAAGCCGGGTGCTGGCCGCCGGCAAGGCCCTGTCCTCCGACGTGCATGCCGCCCTTGACCCGGACTATCAGGACCTGCACGAAAAGCTCAATTCCGCGACGCTTGGCTACGGGCCGGTCTTTTGCAAGTTCACCGGGCACCGGGGCAAGGTCGGGGCCAACGACGCCCATCCGGAGTACGTGGCCTGGCTGCGCAACCTCCTCGACGGCGCCGGCATTCCCTGGCAGATGGCCGAACTCGGCAAGGTGGACCTCGGCGGCGGCGGCACGGTGGCCAAGTTCCTGGCCGTCTACGGCATGGACATCATCGACTTCGGCCCGGCCGTGCTCAGCATGCACAGCCCCTTCGAGATCACGAGCGAAGCCGACGTCTACACCGCCGTGCTGGCTTACAAGGCTTTTCTTTCGAGCTAA
- the selB gene encoding selenocysteine-specific translation elongation factor encodes MPVIMGTAGHIDHGKTTLIKALTGIDCDRLAEEKKRGITIELGFAFMDLPDGARLGIIDVPGHERFVKNMVAGAAGIDFVTLVIAADEGVMPQTREHLDICTLLGVSAGVVALTKADMVDADWLEMVTDDVRAALAGSFLADAPIFPVSSHTGAGLPELRGALAELAANFAPKRRSDLARLPIDRVFTLKGHGTVVTGTLIAGTFAVGDEVRLFPSDKRSKIRSLQSHGEPVEVSPAGRRTAVNLAGLEVEDVERGEVLARPGTLFPENAWEVELSCLASAPRGIKHRTEVHFHHGTREVLARVHLLDRDKLEPGETAVCQIRFPEPLAGVYGDRVVIRSGAPLRTMAGGRILSPLARKVKRFDADAAATFAALATAEGPELVALRLARAGTEGLGFARLMTLTNLESKALDKALSGLCDKGAAALVDREGKEGRHFVHGDVVAALTRSLADFVAAYHKREPLKLGISRSELASTWGKALAPKLFHFVVERQLRAGKLATEQDVLRLPDHKVSLASDQAKLRETLLAAYRAGGLTPPNVKDILEPLDLTFKEAQPVYKVLLDEGLLVKAQENMYFCAEAITGLIEKVRAYYAAGATDMGPAEFRQLTGLSRKFLIALLEYLDKEKVTVRVGDKRQLRGK; translated from the coding sequence ATGCCAGTCATCATGGGGACGGCCGGGCACATCGACCACGGCAAGACGACGCTGATCAAGGCGCTCACTGGCATCGACTGCGACCGGCTGGCCGAGGAGAAAAAGCGCGGCATCACCATCGAGTTGGGCTTCGCCTTCATGGACCTGCCGGACGGGGCGCGGCTCGGCATCATCGACGTGCCGGGGCATGAGCGCTTCGTCAAAAACATGGTGGCCGGCGCGGCGGGCATCGATTTCGTGACGCTCGTCATCGCCGCCGACGAAGGCGTCATGCCCCAGACCCGCGAGCATCTGGACATCTGCACCCTGCTCGGCGTTTCGGCCGGGGTGGTGGCCCTGACCAAAGCGGACATGGTGGACGCGGACTGGCTGGAGATGGTCACGGACGACGTGCGCGCGGCGCTTGCCGGCTCGTTCCTGGCCGACGCCCCCATTTTTCCCGTCTCGTCCCACACCGGGGCCGGCCTGCCCGAGTTGCGCGGGGCCCTGGCCGAGCTGGCCGCCAATTTCGCGCCGAAGCGGCGTTCCGATCTGGCCCGGCTCCCCATCGACCGCGTTTTCACCCTCAAGGGCCACGGCACCGTGGTCACGGGCACGCTCATTGCCGGCACGTTCGCGGTCGGCGACGAGGTGCGGCTTTTCCCCTCGGACAAGCGCAGCAAAATCCGCAGCCTGCAATCCCACGGCGAACCCGTGGAAGTCTCGCCGGCCGGACGGCGCACGGCCGTCAACCTGGCCGGGCTCGAGGTGGAGGACGTGGAGCGCGGCGAGGTGCTGGCCCGGCCGGGCACGCTTTTCCCTGAGAACGCCTGGGAGGTGGAGCTTTCCTGCCTGGCCTCGGCCCCGCGCGGCATCAAGCACCGCACCGAAGTGCATTTCCACCACGGCACGCGGGAAGTCCTGGCCCGGGTGCATCTGCTCGACCGCGACAAGCTGGAGCCCGGCGAGACGGCCGTGTGCCAGATCCGCTTTCCCGAGCCCCTGGCCGGGGTCTACGGCGACCGGGTGGTCATCCGCTCGGGCGCGCCGCTTCGCACCATGGCCGGCGGACGCATCCTTTCGCCCCTTGCCCGCAAGGTCAAACGCTTCGACGCCGACGCGGCCGCCACCTTTGCCGCCCTGGCCACGGCCGAGGGACCGGAACTCGTCGCCCTGCGACTGGCCCGGGCCGGCACCGAGGGACTGGGCTTCGCCCGGCTGATGACGCTCACCAACCTCGAATCCAAGGCCCTGGACAAGGCGCTTTCCGGGCTGTGCGACAAGGGCGCGGCAGCGCTTGTCGACCGCGAAGGCAAGGAAGGACGCCATTTCGTCCACGGCGACGTCGTCGCCGCCCTGACGCGATCGCTTGCCGATTTCGTGGCCGCCTACCACAAGCGCGAACCGCTGAAACTCGGCATTTCGCGCAGTGAGCTGGCCTCCACCTGGGGCAAGGCGCTTGCTCCCAAGCTTTTCCATTTCGTGGTCGAGCGGCAGCTTCGTGCCGGCAAGCTCGCCACCGAGCAGGACGTGCTGCGCCTGCCCGACCACAAGGTCTCGCTCGCCTCGGACCAGGCCAAGCTGCGCGAAACGCTCCTGGCCGCCTACCGCGCCGGCGGCCTCACTCCGCCCAACGTCAAGGATATCCTGGAGCCCCTGGACCTCACCTTCAAAGAGGCCCAGCCCGTCTACAAGGTGCTCTTAGACGAAGGGCTCCTCGTCAAGGCCCAGGAGAACATGTATTTCTGCGCCGAGGCCATAACGGGGCTCATTGAGAAGGTGCGCGCCTACTACGCCGCCGGGGCCACGGACATGGGGCCGGCGGAATTTCGGCAACTGACGGGCCTGTCCCGCAAGTTCCTCATCGCCCTGCTCGAATACCTGGACAAGGAAAAGGTGACCGTGCGCGTCGGCGACAAGCGCCAGTTGCGCGGGAAATAA